In a genomic window of Thermoprotei archaeon:
- a CDS encoding rubrerythrin family protein produces MVEKSLKNSKTYENLKAGFQGESMANRRYLYYARLAENLGLKDIAEVFKKTADAETGHAFGHMNFLKSDPVVGTDINTIEDALRAAIQGETYEWTQMYPGFAKVARDEGFDDISEWFETLAKVERYHSRRFDEALEELQKSKGVKTEIEDEVLVH; encoded by the coding sequence ATGGTTGAGAAGTCACTTAAGAATAGCAAAACTTATGAAAATCTTAAAGCAGGTTTTCAGGGAGAATCAATGGCTAATAGGAGATACCTTTACTATGCTAGGCTTGCAGAAAATTTGGGTCTAAAGGATATTGCTGAAGTTTTTAAGAAGACAGCTGATGCTGAAACTGGTCATGCTTTTGGTCACATGAATTTTCTTAAATCCGATCCAGTAGTTGGTACAGATATTAATACTATTGAGGACGCGTTGAGGGCTGCTATACAGGGTGAAACTTATGAGTGGACTCAGATGTATCCAGGTTTTGCGAAGGTTGCTAGGGATGAGGGGTTCGATGATATTTCTGAATGGTTCGAGACACTGGCTAAGGTTGAACGATATCATTCCCGACGATTCGATGAGGCTTTAGAAGAATTACAGAAATCGAAGGGTGTTAAGACTGAGATAGAAGATGAAGTGTTGGTTCATTAA
- a CDS encoding DUF3501 family protein, whose product MNIYSVDEFLTPEKYEKVRIKRIKDIAELKKSRRIDYGERLSFLFENRETVKHQIQETIYLDYLQRPEDIMKVINTYEPIVPNSNEISLTVFINIYNEEEMRTLLPKFKGIENSIGLKVDEKKINGEPIYPEKSKETTRSIHYLKFKFNPSDLNIIKSAKRMSIIIEHPEMHSEIEIPQKVLLSVIRDLNL is encoded by the coding sequence ATGAATATCTACAGTGTTGATGAGTTTCTTACTCCTGAAAAATATGAAAAAGTAAGAATCAAGAGAATAAAAGATATCGCTGAATTAAAAAAATCAAGACGAATTGATTATGGAGAACGTCTCAGTTTTTTGTTCGAGAATAGAGAAACAGTAAAGCATCAGATTCAAGAAACGATTTATTTAGATTATCTTCAACGTCCTGAGGATATTATGAAGGTAATTAATACTTATGAACCAATAGTTCCTAATTCTAATGAAATAAGCTTAACTGTTTTCATAAATATTTATAATGAAGAAGAAATGAGGACCTTACTACCCAAATTCAAGGGAATAGAGAATTCTATAGGTTTGAAGGTAGATGAGAAGAAGATAAACGGTGAACCTATATATCCTGAAAAAAGTAAAGAAACTACAAGAAGCATTCATTATTTAAAATTTAAGTTTAATCCAAGTGATCTAAATATTATAAAAAGTGCGAAGAGAATGAGTATTATCATAGAGCATCCAGAAATGCACAGTGAGATTGAAATCCCTCAAAAAGTTTTATTATCTGTGATTAGGGATCTTAATCTATAA
- a CDS encoding ABC transporter ATP-binding protein produces MSEVIKVENLTKYFPVEQTLIEKLRRQNVFVKAVDGINFSVNTSEILALVGESGCGKTTTGRLVIRLIEPTKGKIFFNNNDITFIKGGKIRELRKDLQIIFQDPYASLNPRMKIGDIIAEPLIEHGLSKWSEAKQTTMSMLKRVGLIPPEVFYVKYPHQLSGGQRQRVAIARAMILKPKFVVADEPVSMIDVSLRISILELLISFKKEYKTSLLLITHDLGIASIIAERTAVMYLGKIMEIGPTKEIISKPAHPYTIGLLSSIPSLRKRIKKLTITGEIADPKNPPSGCRFHPRCPFATGKCKKEEPPLIKVNENHFSACHYSLEIMQQYSP; encoded by the coding sequence ATGAGTGAAGTAATAAAGGTTGAAAACTTAACAAAATACTTTCCAGTCGAACAAACACTCATAGAGAAATTGCGCAGACAAAACGTCTTCGTAAAAGCCGTCGATGGAATAAACTTTTCAGTTAACACAAGTGAAATACTAGCCCTCGTAGGTGAATCTGGCTGCGGAAAAACTACTACAGGTAGACTAGTGATTAGATTAATCGAACCAACGAAAGGTAAAATCTTCTTCAATAATAATGACATAACTTTCATTAAAGGAGGAAAAATAAGGGAACTTAGAAAGGACCTGCAAATCATATTTCAAGATCCTTATGCATCACTTAATCCTAGAATGAAAATAGGTGATATAATTGCAGAACCTTTAATCGAACATGGTTTAAGCAAATGGAGCGAAGCAAAACAAACTACAATGAGCATGCTAAAACGGGTTGGTCTTATACCTCCAGAAGTTTTTTATGTAAAATATCCGCATCAATTGAGTGGAGGACAGAGACAAAGAGTTGCGATTGCACGAGCCATGATACTAAAACCAAAATTTGTAGTTGCAGACGAACCAGTATCGATGATAGATGTATCATTAAGAATATCAATCCTTGAATTATTAATCAGCTTTAAGAAAGAATACAAGACATCACTATTACTAATCACACACGACCTCGGAATTGCCTCAATAATAGCAGAACGCACAGCAGTAATGTACCTAGGAAAAATTATGGAAATTGGACCAACTAAAGAAATAATAAGCAAGCCGGCACACCCATACACTATTGGATTATTATCATCAATACCATCACTGAGAAAACGTATAAAGAAGTTAACAATAACAGGTGAAATAGCAGACCCAAAAAATCCACCTAGCGGCTGTAGATTTCACCCTAGATGCCCCTTCGCAACCGGCAAATGCAAAAAAGAAGAACCACCACTCATAAAAGTTAATGAAAACCATTTCTCTGCTTGCCATTATTCATTAGAAATAATGCAACAATATTCACCATAA
- a CDS encoding ABC transporter ATP-binding protein, which produces MPELLKINNLRAYYYTLRGIVKAVDGISLALNRNEFMSIVGESGCGKSTLAHAIPRLLRPPGKIVDGDIILENENLTKMNEEKIRKVRGRKIGFVFQDPFTSLDPLVRIGDQITEVFVEHGITNKDDAKEKAMKLLEEVGMPPDRYKYYPHQLSGGQRQRAAIAIAIALNPVLLIADEPTTALDVIVQDLIMDLMQSLINKGMSIMLITHDIALAAERSNKIAIMYAGEVVELGETKKITNEPLHPYTSGLLSSVPDLWSEKEVKSIPGNPPDLIVPPSGCRFHPRCPYVMPLCKEKSPPKINVDGREVACWLYSGGKQHE; this is translated from the coding sequence ATGCCAGAATTACTTAAAATCAATAACCTAAGAGCATATTATTATACACTAAGAGGCATAGTCAAGGCCGTAGATGGAATCTCACTAGCGTTAAACAGAAATGAATTCATGAGTATTGTCGGTGAATCTGGATGTGGAAAAAGTACACTTGCACACGCTATTCCTAGACTCTTACGACCACCAGGTAAAATAGTAGATGGTGACATCATTTTAGAAAACGAGAATTTAACAAAAATGAATGAGGAAAAAATACGCAAAGTAAGGGGAAGAAAAATAGGTTTTGTTTTTCAAGATCCTTTCACATCATTGGATCCTCTTGTCCGTATTGGTGATCAAATCACTGAAGTATTTGTTGAACATGGTATAACTAATAAAGATGATGCTAAAGAAAAAGCTATGAAACTTCTTGAGGAAGTAGGGATGCCTCCTGATAGATATAAATATTATCCGCATCAATTGAGTGGAGGACAGAGACAAAGAGCCGCAATAGCTATTGCAATAGCATTAAACCCAGTATTGTTAATTGCGGATGAACCAACTACTGCATTAGATGTTATCGTACAAGACCTTATCATGGATCTCATGCAAAGCCTCATAAACAAAGGTATGTCAATAATGTTAATAACACACGATATTGCATTAGCAGCAGAGAGAAGTAACAAAATAGCTATTATGTATGCAGGTGAAGTTGTTGAGTTAGGAGAGACTAAAAAGATAACAAACGAACCACTACATCCATACACTTCCGGATTATTATCCTCGGTACCGGATTTATGGAGCGAAAAAGAAGTAAAATCAATACCAGGAAACCCTCCAGACCTTATAGTACCACCCAGTGGTTGCAGATTCCATCCAAGGTGCCCATACGTTATGCCTTTATGCAAAGAGAAAAGTCCTCCTAAAATTAATGTTGATGGAAGAGAAGTAGCATGCTGGCTTTATTCAGGAGGAAAACAACATGAGTGA
- a CDS encoding ABC transporter permease, producing MGGLLSRIVKRFTGWRTGFMISGLIIILMFTIMAVTAPLLTSYDPTKGSSDVLQSPYYPHILGTDNLGRDIFSRIVYGARTILSILLLSTMISMTIGMPLGLISGFLSGIVDRMLSIVMDSIYAFPSLLLAIVVALMLGPSPLNTAISIAFVYIPTYYRMIRGQTLSIKAQLYIEAALASGIRTRRILLKHILPNLLPTLVVIFSLSAADAILTEAGLSYLGYSVVPPTPDWGYDLYVGREYVLSGYWWLSFFPGLMVVLLSVGFALIGEALSDIYNPRR from the coding sequence ATGGGAGGTCTTCTTTCACGAATTGTTAAACGTTTTACAGGATGGCGTACAGGTTTTATGATAAGTGGCCTTATAATAATCCTAATGTTTACCATTATGGCTGTTACAGCTCCACTATTAACATCATATGATCCCACTAAAGGATCATCTGATGTTCTTCAATCACCATATTATCCACACATATTAGGTACGGATAACCTAGGTCGTGATATATTCTCTAGGATTGTTTATGGAGCCCGCACAATCTTATCAATACTTCTATTATCGACAATGATCTCAATGACAATAGGTATGCCATTAGGATTAATTTCAGGTTTCCTTAGTGGTATTGTGGATCGTATGCTTTCAATAGTCATGGATAGTATTTATGCATTTCCTAGTTTATTACTAGCTATAGTAGTTGCACTAATGCTTGGGCCTAGTCCTTTAAATACAGCAATTTCTATCGCTTTTGTCTACATTCCTACTTATTATAGAATGATTAGAGGACAAACACTATCAATAAAAGCACAACTTTACATTGAAGCAGCATTAGCGTCCGGAATTAGAACAAGAAGAATCTTACTAAAACATATACTTCCTAACCTTCTACCCACACTTGTAGTAATTTTTTCTTTAAGCGCAGCAGATGCTATTCTAACAGAAGCAGGACTCAGCTATTTAGGTTATTCAGTAGTACCTCCAACTCCTGACTGGGGGTATGATCTTTACGTTGGGCGCGAATATGTATTATCTGGTTACTGGTGGCTTAGTTTCTTTCCTGGTTTGATGGTAGTATTACTTTCAGTTGGATTCGCCTTAATTGGTGAAGCATTAAGTGATATATACAATCCGAGGAGATGA